A genomic window from Streptomyces sp. 846.5 includes:
- a CDS encoding uroporphyrinogen-III synthase, with amino-acid sequence MATVPTPDTASADPAEGADPITGTGGPGSTEAAAPGEAAADAGPLTGFTVGVTAARRRDELVALLKRRGARVVEAPTVRIVPLEDDNALRQATELCLAAPLDYVVATTGVGWRGWMSAADGWGLGRRLSDACRNAVVISRGPKATGAVRASGLGEAYAPPNEANDGLLTWLLARDLRGRRVALQEHGAPLDAFAAALRERGAEVITVPVYRWAPPSDPEAVRRLVEQTIRREIQAIAFTSAPAITGFLDCAHAQGLHAEVLAALRDGVLPVCVGPVCARPLEEHGVRPVYPDRGRLGSLVRTIVEALPVGNRELQLGSARLVLQGSAVLTPTGTLWLSPTQAALLRALAEQPGRVLSRAELLRRVWVGISADEHAVEAAVARLRTALGPHAALVRTVPKRGYRLAVTG; translated from the coding sequence ATGGCAACAGTTCCCACACCCGACACCGCGTCCGCCGACCCCGCCGAGGGCGCGGACCCGATCACGGGCACAGGCGGCCCAGGGTCGACCGAGGCTGCCGCTCCAGGTGAGGCCGCGGCCGACGCCGGCCCGCTGACCGGATTCACGGTCGGGGTCACTGCCGCCCGCCGCCGCGACGAGCTGGTCGCGCTGCTGAAGCGGCGCGGAGCCAGAGTCGTCGAGGCCCCCACGGTGCGGATCGTCCCGCTGGAGGACGACAACGCCCTGCGCCAGGCGACCGAGCTGTGCCTGGCGGCGCCGCTCGACTACGTCGTCGCCACCACCGGCGTCGGCTGGCGCGGCTGGATGAGCGCCGCCGACGGCTGGGGACTGGGCCGGCGCCTCAGCGACGCCTGCCGCAACGCCGTGGTGATCAGCCGCGGCCCCAAGGCCACCGGCGCCGTGCGCGCCAGCGGCCTGGGCGAGGCGTACGCGCCGCCGAACGAGGCCAACGACGGGCTGCTCACCTGGCTGCTCGCCCGCGACCTGCGCGGAAGGCGGGTCGCCCTGCAGGAACACGGCGCGCCCCTGGACGCCTTCGCCGCGGCGCTGCGCGAGCGGGGGGCCGAGGTGATCACCGTCCCCGTCTACCGCTGGGCCCCGCCGTCGGACCCGGAAGCGGTACGCCGGCTGGTGGAGCAGACGATCCGTCGGGAGATCCAGGCGATCGCCTTCACCAGCGCACCGGCCATCACCGGCTTCCTGGACTGCGCGCACGCCCAGGGGCTGCACGCGGAGGTGCTGGCGGCGCTGCGGGACGGGGTGCTGCCGGTGTGCGTGGGACCGGTCTGTGCCCGCCCGCTGGAGGAGCACGGCGTGCGTCCGGTCTACCCCGACCGGGGCCGGCTCGGCTCGCTGGTGCGCACCATCGTCGAGGCCCTGCCGGTCGGCAACCGCGAACTGCAGCTGGGCAGCGCCCGGCTGGTGCTGCAGGGCAGCGCGGTGCTCACCCCCACCGGCACGTTGTGGCTCTCGCCCACCCAGGCGGCCCTGCTGCGCGCGCTGGCCGAGCAGCCGGGACGGGTGCTCAGCCGGGCCGAACTGCTGCGCCGGGTCTGGGTCGGCATCAGCGCCGACGAGCACGCCGTCGAGGCGGCAGTGGCCCGGCTGCGCACCGCGCTCGGTCCGCACGCGGCGCTGGTGCGGACGGTGCCCAAGCGCGGTTACCGGCTCGCGGTCACCGGCTGA
- the nirB gene encoding nitrite reductase large subunit NirB, translated as MVGQRFLEALFERPHDWRVTVLAEEPRPAYDRVHLTSWFSGTTAEELSLCPPSFAEENGIDLRLGDPAVSVDRDARTVTTRSGAVLGYDALVLATGSYPFVPPVPGHDARGCHVYRTIEDLEAIRDGAARARVGAVIGGGLLGLEAAGALRAMGLETHVVEFAPRLMAIQVDDGGGKVLRRAIEELGVVVHTGAGTQSIETHEDGAVRGMALSDGSSLDADLVVFSAGVRPRDQLARDCGLTVGERGGIVVDEQCRTSDPLISAIGECALAADGRVYGLVAPGYAMAEVAAAELTGATGSFTGADTSTKLKLLGVDVASFGDAHGATPGSLDVLYSDSRSGVYKKLVVHPDGRLLGGVLVGDAESFATLRPLAIGGAPLPVSAEQLILPASEGGAASKLELPDDAVVCSCHNVTKGAIRAAVAEQGCASLPEVKKCTKAGTGCGSCLKLMGGIVGAELEAAGVEVAKGLCEHFAHTRSELYEIVRVKGITSFARLRDEHGTGLGCEVCKPAVASILASLGNGHILDGEQGALQDTNDHHLANLQRNGSYSVVPRVPGGEITPQGLITIGEIARDFGLYTKITGGQRIDLFGARVDQLPAVWARLVDAGFESGHAYGKALRTVKSCVGETWCRFGVQDSVGLAIELELRYRGLRAPHKLKSAVSGCARECAEAQSKDFGVIATAEGWNLYVGGNGGMTPRHADLLAKDLDRDTLIRTIDRFLMFYIRTADRLERTAPWLDRLEGGLDHLRAVVMEDSLGIADELDQMMARHVETYQDEWAAVLADPQRLRRFVSFVNAPGTPDPTVRFVPERDQIRPARSDEDGHVLIGGTSLEVRTR; from the coding sequence ATGGTCGGTCAGCGCTTCCTGGAGGCCTTGTTCGAACGGCCGCACGACTGGCGCGTCACCGTGCTCGCCGAGGAACCCCGACCTGCCTACGACCGGGTCCATCTGACCTCCTGGTTCTCCGGCACGACGGCCGAGGAGCTGTCGCTGTGCCCGCCGTCGTTCGCCGAGGAGAACGGCATCGACCTGCGTCTCGGCGATCCCGCCGTATCGGTCGACCGGGACGCCCGCACTGTCACCACCCGCAGCGGCGCCGTGCTCGGTTACGACGCGCTGGTGCTGGCCACCGGCTCGTACCCGTTCGTACCGCCGGTCCCCGGCCATGACGCCCGGGGCTGCCACGTCTACCGCACCATCGAGGACCTGGAGGCGATCAGGGACGGCGCCGCCCGGGCCAGGGTCGGCGCGGTGATCGGCGGCGGGCTGCTGGGCCTGGAGGCGGCCGGAGCGCTGCGCGCGATGGGCCTGGAGACCCATGTGGTGGAGTTCGCACCGCGGCTGATGGCCATTCAGGTGGACGACGGCGGCGGCAAGGTGCTGCGCCGCGCCATCGAGGAGCTGGGCGTGGTGGTGCACACCGGCGCCGGCACCCAGAGCATCGAGACCCACGAGGACGGCGCGGTCCGGGGCATGGCCCTGTCCGACGGCAGCTCCCTCGACGCCGACCTGGTGGTGTTCTCCGCCGGGGTCCGCCCCCGCGACCAGCTGGCCCGCGACTGCGGGCTGACCGTGGGCGAGCGCGGCGGCATCGTCGTGGACGAGCAGTGCCGCACCTCCGACCCGCTGATCTCCGCCATCGGCGAGTGCGCGCTGGCCGCCGACGGCCGGGTCTACGGTCTGGTCGCCCCCGGCTATGCGATGGCCGAGGTCGCCGCCGCCGAACTGACCGGCGCCACCGGCTCGTTCACCGGCGCGGACACCTCCACCAAGCTCAAGCTGCTGGGCGTGGACGTGGCCAGCTTCGGCGACGCCCACGGCGCCACGCCGGGCTCGCTCGACGTGCTGTACTCCGACAGCCGCTCCGGCGTCTACAAGAAGCTGGTGGTGCACCCGGACGGACGGCTGCTGGGCGGCGTCCTGGTCGGCGACGCCGAGTCCTTCGCCACCCTGCGCCCGCTGGCCATCGGCGGCGCACCGCTGCCGGTCTCCGCCGAGCAGCTCATCCTCCCCGCTTCCGAGGGCGGCGCCGCGAGCAAGCTGGAACTGCCCGACGACGCCGTTGTCTGCTCCTGCCACAACGTCACCAAGGGCGCGATCCGCGCGGCCGTCGCCGAGCAGGGCTGCGCGAGCCTGCCCGAGGTCAAGAAGTGCACCAAGGCCGGCACCGGCTGCGGCAGCTGCCTCAAGCTGATGGGCGGCATCGTCGGCGCGGAGCTGGAGGCGGCCGGCGTCGAGGTCGCCAAGGGCCTGTGCGAGCACTTCGCCCACACCCGCTCCGAGCTCTACGAGATCGTCCGGGTCAAGGGCATCACCAGCTTCGCCCGGCTGCGGGACGAGCACGGCACCGGCCTGGGCTGCGAGGTCTGCAAGCCGGCCGTGGCTTCCATCCTGGCGAGCCTGGGCAACGGCCACATCCTCGACGGCGAGCAGGGCGCGCTGCAGGACACCAACGACCACCACCTGGCCAACCTCCAGCGGAACGGCTCCTACTCGGTGGTCCCCCGGGTCCCCGGCGGCGAGATCACCCCCCAGGGGCTGATCACCATCGGCGAGATCGCCCGCGACTTCGGCCTCTACACCAAGATCACCGGAGGCCAGCGGATCGACCTGTTCGGCGCCCGGGTGGACCAGCTGCCGGCCGTCTGGGCCCGGCTCGTCGACGCCGGCTTCGAGTCCGGCCACGCCTACGGAAAAGCGCTGCGCACCGTCAAGTCCTGTGTGGGCGAGACCTGGTGCCGCTTCGGCGTGCAGGACTCGGTGGGCCTGGCGATCGAGCTGGAGCTGCGCTACCGGGGGCTGCGGGCACCGCACAAGCTCAAGTCGGCGGTCTCCGGCTGCGCCCGCGAGTGCGCCGAGGCGCAGAGCAAGGACTTCGGCGTGATCGCCACCGCCGAGGGATGGAACCTCTACGTCGGCGGCAACGGCGGCATGACGCCCCGTCATGCCGACCTGCTGGCCAAGGACCTGGACCGGGACACGCTGATCCGCACCATCGACCGGTTCCTGATGTTCTACATCCGCACCGCCGACCGGCTGGAGCGCACCGCGCCCTGGCTGGACCGGCTGGAGGGCGGCCTGGACCACCTGCGCGCGGTCGTCATGGAGGACTCGCTGGGCATCGCCGACGAGCTGGACCAGATGATGGCCCGTCATGTCGAGACCTACCAGGACGAATGGGCGGCCGTACTGGCCGATCCCCAGCGGCTGCGCCGCTTCGTCTCCTTCGTGAACGCGCCCGGCACCCCCGACCCCACGGTCCGCTTCGTCCCCGAACGCGACCAGATCCGCCCCGCCCGCTCCGACGAGGACGGCCACGTCCTGATCGGCGGCACCAGCCTGGAGGTTCGCACCCGATGA
- the nirD gene encoding nitrite reductase small subunit NirD, whose protein sequence is MLALKADVNVVGAVGAAELRTPVRTAVEIHDGQHWVQVCELDELLPGRGVAVLMGTEQVALFRDPADGLHALDNRDPFSGAYVLSRGLLGSRGPVQVLISPMLKQAFDLATGRCLDEDTAPDGSSATLRRWQVRSRPSQAAPAGVREP, encoded by the coding sequence ATGCTCGCCCTCAAAGCCGACGTCAATGTCGTCGGTGCGGTCGGCGCCGCCGAACTGAGGACCCCCGTCCGGACCGCCGTCGAGATCCACGACGGCCAACACTGGGTCCAGGTCTGCGAGTTGGACGAACTGCTGCCGGGACGGGGGGTCGCCGTGCTGATGGGCACGGAGCAGGTCGCCCTGTTCCGCGACCCGGCCGACGGCCTGCACGCGCTGGACAACCGCGACCCGTTCAGCGGCGCCTACGTCCTGTCCCGGGGCCTGCTGGGCAGCCGCGGCCCGGTCCAGGTGCTGATCTCCCCGATGCTGAAGCAGGCCTTCGACCTCGCCACCGGCCGCTGCCTCGACGAGGACACCGCACCGGACGGCAGCAGCGCCACCCTGCGCCGCTGGCAGGTGCGCAGCCGTCCCTCACAGGCCGCTCCGGCCGGTGTGCGGGAACCGTAG
- a CDS encoding MFS transporter produces the protein MSATVDSTVGAVAPPRSRSISDWRPEDETFWEQTGAVTARRNLVFSILSEHIGFSVWSLWSVLVLFLGPKYHIDPAGKFVLTAVPTACGAVLRLPYTFAVARFGGRNWTVFSALLLLVPTVFAAVVLHPGVSYSTLLVAAAVAGVGGGNFASSMANINAFYPQRLKGWALGLNAGGGNLGVPAVQLVALLVLATAGAAYPRLLVLVYIPLIVLAALGAALRMDNLAMLRNDRRAMRDATKDYHTWVVSALYIGTFGSFIGFGFAFGQVLQVQFHTQFDTPLKAAYLTFLGPLLGSLFRPLGGLLADRLGGARITLWTFAAMAAATIVVLVASEQKSLALFLGGFILLFTLSGIGNGSTYKMIPAIFRTRAEVAVAEGADPAQAEQASRRSASALIGIAGAIGAFGGVLVNMAFRQSFLSSHNGNAAYLAFIGYYALCLVLTRVFYTNRV, from the coding sequence ATGAGCGCAACAGTAGACAGCACCGTCGGAGCAGTCGCGCCACCGCGGTCCCGGTCCATTTCGGACTGGCGTCCGGAGGACGAAACATTCTGGGAGCAGACCGGGGCCGTCACCGCACGGCGCAATCTCGTCTTCTCGATCCTGTCCGAGCACATCGGCTTCTCGGTCTGGAGCCTGTGGTCGGTGCTGGTGCTCTTCCTCGGGCCGAAGTACCACATCGACCCGGCCGGCAAGTTCGTGCTCACCGCCGTCCCCACCGCCTGCGGTGCGGTGCTGCGCCTGCCTTACACCTTCGCCGTCGCCCGCTTCGGCGGCCGCAACTGGACCGTCTTCAGCGCCCTGCTGCTGCTGGTCCCCACCGTGTTCGCCGCGGTGGTGCTGCACCCCGGCGTGAGCTACTCCACGCTGCTGGTCGCGGCTGCGGTCGCCGGGGTCGGCGGCGGCAACTTCGCGTCCTCGATGGCCAACATCAACGCCTTCTACCCGCAGCGGTTGAAGGGCTGGGCCCTGGGCCTGAACGCCGGCGGCGGCAACCTGGGCGTGCCGGCCGTGCAGCTGGTCGCGCTGCTGGTGCTGGCCACCGCCGGGGCCGCGTACCCGCGGCTGCTGGTGCTGGTCTACATCCCGCTGATCGTCCTGGCGGCGCTGGGCGCGGCCCTGCGCATGGACAACCTCGCCATGCTCCGCAACGACCGCAGGGCCATGCGTGACGCCACGAAGGACTACCACACCTGGGTGGTGTCGGCGCTCTACATCGGTACCTTCGGCTCCTTCATCGGCTTCGGCTTCGCCTTCGGCCAGGTGCTCCAGGTCCAGTTCCACACGCAGTTCGACACCCCGCTCAAGGCCGCCTACCTGACCTTCCTCGGCCCGCTGCTGGGATCCCTGTTCCGCCCGCTCGGCGGCCTGCTCGCCGACCGTCTCGGCGGGGCCAGGATCACCCTGTGGACCTTCGCCGCGATGGCCGCGGCCACCATCGTGGTCCTGGTCGCCTCGGAGCAGAAGTCGCTGGCACTGTTCCTCGGCGGCTTCATCCTGCTCTTCACGCTCAGCGGGATCGGCAACGGCTCGACCTACAAGATGATCCCGGCGATCTTCCGCACCAGGGCCGAGGTGGCGGTCGCCGAGGGCGCTGATCCGGCACAGGCCGAGCAGGCCTCGCGGCGCAGCGCTTCCGCGCTGATCGGCATCGCCGGCGCGATCGGCGCCTTCGGCGGGGTCCTGGTCAACATGGCCTTCCGGCAGTCGTTCCTGAGCTCCCACAACGGCAACGCCGCCTACCTGGCCTTCATCGGCTACTACGCGCTGTGCCTGGTGCTGACCCGGGTCTTCTACACCAACCGGGTCTGA